A window of Tripterygium wilfordii isolate XIE 37 chromosome 7, ASM1340144v1, whole genome shotgun sequence contains these coding sequences:
- the LOC120002076 gene encoding uncharacterized protein LOC120002076: MSPIPHSSASSLSRSYEICLVCEAESGIRDSRYEVFVVDVGPCSGGGRRRRGSRVLRNPLFHIPKNYPMSMCFFAFDSSIYFAGGFFAEGDKLHSSDVYVYDTSSSDRAIKKLSSMNSTKFMPLVIGPINDKFYVISGSLLFRDFERFDPKLDSWVHLSQPPVQDPVLDAGFQYATITAYAVVNNDREILLYTKDDLYSYHTDSDEWFFYANASIPPTYYARQIGCVVSIGGDRYLGFKRCGDVCDPNFESNHRRCDDDHIVLGTYRYDSSDHTWHDFQYIHDWPLQMYCHAYPMSLGDGLLAAVVSGYDRRAPLVPDDDDDDDESMLPSTHYVSTGLFVDGPNFNPLHTCLYKEEYNMKRHRREISAAFPLFRWSNRLES, from the exons ATGAGTCCAATCCCACACTCATCAGCCTCCTCCCTCTCCAGGAGCTACGAGATCTGCTTGGTTTGCGAAGCCGAGTCTGGAATACGTGATTCTCGTTATGAAGTTTTCGTCGTTGACGTTGGTCCTTGCTCTGGTGGTGGACGACGTCGTCGTGGATCCAGAGTATTGCGCAACCCCTTGTTCCATATTCCGAAAAACTACCCAATGAGCATGTGCTTCTTTGCCTTCGATTCGAGCATCTACTTTGCGGGAGGATTTTTTGCGGAAGGAGATAAACTACATTCCAGTGATGTTTATGTGTATGACACATCCTCCAGCGACCGCGCCATCAAAAAGTTAAGTAGCATGAATTCCACCAAGTTCATGCCTTTGGTTATTGGTCCTATTAATGATAAGTTCTATGTAATTAGTGGATCCCTGTTATTTCGTGATTTTGAGCGTTTCGACCCAAAATTGGATTCTTGGGTTCACCTCTCTCAGCCTCCTGTTCAGGACCCGGTCCTAGATGCTGGATTTCAATATGCCACCATTACTGCATATGCCGTTGTGAACAATGACCGCGAAATTCTCCTGTACACCAAAGACGATCTCTACTCCTACCATACTGATTCAGATGAGTGGTTTTTTTACGCCAATGCTTCTATTCCTCCTACCTATTATGCAAGGCAAATTGGATGTGTAGTGTCAATTGGTGGTGATCGCTATTTAGGGTTTAAGCGTTGCGGGGATGTTTGTGATCCCAATTTTGAGTCTAACCACCGCAGGTGTGATGATGACCATATAGTACTTGGTACCTATCGCTACGACAGTAGTGATCATACTTGGCATGACTTCCAGTATATCCATGACTGGCCCCTACAAATGTATTGCCATGCCTATCCTATGTCTTTGGGTGATGGTCTACTCGCCGCTGTTGTCTCTGGATATGATCGGAGAGCCCCTTTGGtacctgatgatgatgatgatgatgatgaatccaTGCTACCCAGTACACACTATGTTTCAACAGGGCTTTTTGTAGACGGACCCAATTTCAATCCCCTGCATACCTGTCTGTACAAGGAGGAGTACAACATGAAGCGCCACAGGAGGGAAATCTCAGCTGCCTTCCCCTT ATTCCGGTGGAGCAACAGACTGGAGTCATGA